Proteins from a genomic interval of Pseudovibrio sp. Tun.PSC04-5.I4:
- a CDS encoding AAA family ATPase, whose amino-acid sequence MDTETLEHGIMLSQMKADHKALSSTLAALAQSQFPPKAEKNLRKFAASEAAIYLGITPRYLALTADEMGLEVEKVGRGERRYYSLEQMNQIRVYLAEKAGDDTAKALNYDPRRKADEDIQIIACSNFKGGSAKTCTSVHLAQYMALQGYRILLVDLDPQGSASSMLGFVPEMVSEDDSLFASIRYDDPRPMSEVVQKTYFDNLDLAIGSPFLTEWEFFAPHYATLAGQEEPGLRNRIADIEDEKKQKGISNKRLRELEEELARNHAKLSDCLQRKLYFTRLQLAFEDVEDAYDIIICDTPPSLGYLSNAASFAADHLLVTIHPQWIDCESMAQYLATSIAHNEFFESTVAKQLGPEYLVPKTLQYLITRHDNTSRPETDVVTMLRTQLQNVLTSTMLRSSAIAEAGNVQQTLYEAERSNFNGKTYDRALDSVNRVNSELEELLKSYWGRS is encoded by the coding sequence ATGGACACTGAGACACTAGAGCATGGTATTATGCTTTCGCAGATGAAGGCAGACCATAAGGCTTTATCCAGCACGCTTGCGGCGCTGGCACAGTCTCAGTTCCCTCCAAAAGCGGAAAAGAACCTGCGCAAATTTGCAGCGTCAGAGGCGGCAATTTATTTGGGCATCACCCCTCGCTATCTCGCCTTGACCGCTGATGAAATGGGGCTTGAAGTCGAGAAGGTCGGCCGCGGCGAGCGTCGTTACTACTCTCTTGAACAAATGAATCAGATCAGGGTATATCTAGCTGAAAAAGCGGGTGATGATACCGCCAAGGCGCTGAATTATGATCCGCGCCGCAAAGCAGATGAAGACATTCAGATCATTGCCTGCTCCAACTTTAAAGGTGGCTCAGCCAAGACCTGTACATCGGTTCATTTGGCGCAATATATGGCATTGCAGGGCTACAGGATTTTGCTAGTTGATTTGGATCCGCAAGGGTCGGCATCCAGTATGCTCGGGTTTGTTCCGGAAATGGTGTCAGAAGATGATTCTCTTTTTGCATCAATAAGGTACGACGATCCCAGGCCTATGAGCGAAGTGGTTCAAAAGACCTATTTCGACAATCTTGATCTGGCGATCGGCAGCCCGTTCCTGACCGAATGGGAATTCTTTGCGCCGCACTATGCAACGCTTGCGGGGCAGGAAGAACCGGGCCTGCGTAATCGTATTGCAGATATTGAAGATGAGAAAAAGCAAAAGGGTATCAGTAATAAGCGGCTGCGTGAGTTGGAAGAAGAGCTGGCCCGCAACCATGCAAAGCTTTCGGACTGTCTGCAACGCAAGCTCTACTTTACCCGTCTTCAGCTTGCGTTTGAGGATGTTGAAGATGCCTATGATATTATCATCTGCGACACGCCGCCGAGCCTGGGTTATTTATCCAATGCCGCGTCCTTTGCAGCTGATCACCTGTTGGTGACCATTCACCCGCAATGGATCGATTGTGAATCCATGGCGCAGTATCTGGCGACCTCCATTGCCCACAACGAGTTCTTCGAAAGCACAGTGGCCAAACAACTTGGTCCCGAATATCTGGTACCTAAGACGTTACAATATCTGATCACCCGTCATGACAACACCAGCCGTCCGGAAACAGACGTGGTGACCATGCTGCGTACTCAGCTGCAAAATGTCCTAACCAGCACGATGCTGCGCAGCTCCGCTATTGCTGAAGCAGGCAATGTTCAGCAAACGCTTTATGAAGCTGAACGTTCCAACTTCAACGGCAAGACTTATGATCGCGCGCTGGATTCTGTGAACCGGGTTAACAGTGAACTCGAAGAGCTTTTGAAATCCTATTGGGGTCGCTCATGA
- the repB gene encoding plasmid partitioning protein RepB gives MNDKRKRNKSKLSAIMTGNNAGLERAASTPAAEELPVPREKSAVGRLGAALHSLTEQRSETVDPSLIIQNLDAKLLLPSLALDRAFEGDDEELDSLVESISQNGQQVPVLVRPHPGKPDHYQIAYGHRRVKACQRLDIAVRAVVENLSDEELVIAQGKENEERKNLTYIQQCYFAAELSKTFTREVVAAAVGAGDKTRVSKLTSIIRRVPEDLIESIGSARGIGRVKWETVAKACESEGTVSRLRKSIANLKTSGKWQGLTSPDRFAWLHDLTISSEVVDGNLSPSALERVESRKAAARSTLLIKDSEGKPAIEARGTRNFKIVLADEARAAAFSEYLTSKINQLLKDFEQQEQKVTELMGASE, from the coding sequence ATGAACGATAAGCGTAAGAGAAACAAGAGCAAACTCAGTGCGATCATGACCGGCAACAATGCGGGTCTAGAGCGTGCAGCAAGTACGCCTGCTGCTGAAGAACTGCCAGTACCGCGCGAGAAAAGTGCGGTTGGGCGGCTTGGAGCGGCCCTGCACTCTTTAACGGAACAACGCAGTGAAACCGTTGACCCGAGCCTAATCATCCAAAACCTCGACGCTAAGTTGCTGCTGCCTTCACTGGCGCTGGACCGTGCATTTGAAGGCGATGATGAGGAGCTGGATAGTCTGGTTGAGAGTATTTCTCAAAATGGACAGCAAGTTCCGGTTTTGGTGCGCCCTCATCCCGGCAAACCAGATCATTACCAGATTGCTTATGGGCATCGCCGCGTTAAAGCTTGTCAGAGGTTGGACATTGCGGTTCGTGCTGTTGTTGAGAATCTGAGCGATGAAGAACTTGTTATCGCGCAGGGTAAGGAAAACGAAGAGCGCAAAAACCTTACTTATATTCAGCAATGCTATTTTGCTGCGGAACTGAGCAAGACCTTTACCCGTGAGGTTGTGGCCGCTGCCGTTGGCGCTGGCGATAAGACCCGGGTCTCTAAACTTACCTCTATTATTCGCCGCGTGCCTGAAGATCTTATTGAAAGCATTGGCTCTGCTCGCGGTATTGGCCGGGTGAAGTGGGAAACTGTGGCAAAAGCGTGTGAGAGCGAGGGCACTGTTTCTCGCCTGCGCAAAAGCATTGCCAACCTCAAGACCTCCGGCAAATGGCAAGGCCTGACCAGTCCTGATCGGTTCGCCTGGCTACATGATCTGACGATCTCTTCTGAGGTGGTGGATGGCAACTTATCCCCCTCTGCCCTGGAGAGGGTAGAGTCCCGAAAAGCGGCGGCACGAAGCACGCTTTTGATTAAAGACAGCGAAGGCAAGCCGGCCATTGAAGCGCGCGGCACACGGAATTTCAAGATTGTACTGGCAGATGAGGCGCGAGCTGCGGCCTTCTCCGAATATCTGACCAGTAAGATTAATCAGTTGCTGAAGGATTTTGAGCAGCAGGAACAAAAGGTCACCGAGCTAATGGGAGCAAGCGAATGA
- the repC gene encoding plasmid replication protein RepC, with amino-acid sequence MQNSGSVASFRKLTPEMMVSQRLAMANDIVETTKSEVAMALKKAAPALGVDGTTYHILDILIGLTAADDWQTNHRPLVAISNEKLAEYVCRSKRTVIRCLKRLVEAGIIAYRDSPTGRRYIHRGEFRQGRLGEIERGYGFDFSPARQRVHELKAIGAQFAARLKAQKDARRSVNRLLRAIEDMASLAAREGIGFSDVQEAVSALNERAMDIVTRAEVLQNLYEMAVAAFAPTEEETQQIDVPVLGEMACAGDINGIPYNNTNPQSLKRSNRTRRSANADPSNSSDPKQVGIKPALERKQDRNFSASSNPQHQEGALENISIGLLKSALSNLQDSLGFEFSCWGDLLKVSGDIALLIGLSQSGFEHAQGKVGRYVAAAVLATTAEKALRDPLLISSPGGYFRACVDRAVDGELALHKSLFGLAQAR; translated from the coding sequence ATGCAAAATTCAGGCTCGGTCGCCTCTTTTAGAAAACTCACACCTGAGATGATGGTTAGCCAGCGGTTGGCTATGGCAAATGATATTGTGGAGACGACGAAATCAGAAGTGGCTATGGCTTTGAAAAAGGCTGCCCCTGCCCTAGGCGTTGACGGCACCACCTATCATATTTTGGATATTCTGATCGGCCTGACAGCTGCTGATGATTGGCAAACGAACCATCGCCCTCTCGTTGCAATTTCCAACGAGAAGCTTGCAGAATACGTATGCCGCTCAAAACGCACCGTTATTCGGTGTTTGAAACGTCTGGTGGAAGCGGGCATTATTGCCTATCGCGATAGCCCAACAGGACGGCGCTATATTCACCGCGGTGAGTTTCGGCAAGGCCGGCTCGGCGAGATTGAGCGTGGCTATGGGTTTGATTTTTCCCCTGCCCGGCAGCGCGTGCATGAACTTAAAGCGATCGGCGCCCAATTTGCGGCTCGTCTCAAAGCACAGAAGGATGCGCGCCGAAGTGTTAACCGATTGCTGCGTGCCATTGAGGATATGGCCTCACTCGCGGCGAGGGAGGGCATTGGCTTTTCTGATGTGCAGGAAGCTGTCTCAGCTCTGAATGAGAGGGCTATGGATATAGTCACTCGGGCGGAAGTATTGCAGAATCTTTATGAAATGGCGGTTGCTGCGTTTGCACCTACTGAGGAGGAAACGCAGCAAATAGATGTTCCTGTTCTTGGAGAAATGGCATGCGCGGGTGACATTAATGGCATCCCTTATAATAATACAAACCCTCAGTCTCTCAAAAGAAGTAATAGAACGCGGAGATCAGCTAACGCTGATCCCTCAAATTCATCCGATCCCAAACAAGTTGGGATAAAACCCGCTTTAGAGAGGAAGCAAGATCGCAATTTCTCTGCCAGCTCTAATCCTCAGCATCAAGAGGGTGCACTGGAGAATATCTCTATCGGGCTGCTCAAATCAGCTTTGTCTAACTTGCAGGACAGTCTTGGGTTCGAATTCAGTTGCTGGGGCGATTTGCTGAAGGTGAGCGGGGATATCGCGTTGCTGATTGGCCTGTCTCAGTCCGGCTTTGAGCATGCTCAAGGCAAAGTTGGGCGCTATGTTGCAGCCGCGGTTCTAGCCACCACAGCTGAAAAGGCACTGCGTGATCCGCTTCTGATTTCCAGTCCTGGCGGTTATTTCCGGGCGTGTGTTGATCGGGCCGTTGATGGTGAATTGGCGCTGCACAAATCGTTGTTCGGATTGGCCCAAGCCCGTTGA
- a CDS encoding transposase: protein MSVKSVFGLALRQTQGFVRSVFALTDLNLPFPDYSTLSRRAGGVNLSKVKSEKSPGSTTLVIDSTGVKMFRAGE from the coding sequence TTGAGTGTCAAATCCGTGTTTGGTTTAGCTTTGCGGCAGACACAAGGATTTGTTCGTTCTGTGTTTGCTCTAACGGATCTGAACTTACCTTTTCCTGACTATAGCACCCTGTCGCGCCGAGCTGGTGGGGTGAACCTTTCCAAAGTCAAATCTGAAAAGAGTCCTGGCTCGACAACGCTTGTGATCGACAGCACAGGCGTGAAGATGTTCAGAGCTGGTGAGTAG